From one Thamnophis elegans isolate rThaEle1 chromosome 9, rThaEle1.pri, whole genome shotgun sequence genomic stretch:
- the UTP3 gene encoding something about silencing protein 10, whose protein sequence is MGKARRKIPPALRASAGREEKLEEPEPGEPRVTEEADDFHERRLEEAVLAALGSEEEEEEEEEVEEVLGLHLSENSESEEDGDAGPGEDDDDDDEDEEDDEPLDMDSDLEEQRGSGQWGSGLPNELAWGQRKKLYYGTDYEGAARRPKAPKKSKEEVEAEELEEEAEAQAIQRRMAENLGEEDYGLDLLQAYARVAEPTGGKESGQNIAKDLASLSKKEQLKLLRKESPELLELIQDFEAKVLELRDELEPLVQMMGDGVIPEGKGSQYLQTKYHLYLNYCCNVSFYLVLKAKRIPIHGHPVIERLVTYRNLINDLAVVDQKLLPEVRLLLKEFHSKETEGVGSRKKPLPLVRKTVNKRKTKSPNFTNEEAEDELADDSDLDEQAALAFYKEMEEKIMLKKKRKRDEKEGMSHPVVEEEESDQKRGATYQMLKNKGLTPRRKKIDRNPRVKHREKFRKAKIRRRGQVREFRRETQKYAGELSGIRAGVKKSIKLK, encoded by the coding sequence ATGGGGAAAGCACGCCGGAAAATCCCGCCGGCTTTGCGGGCCTCGGCCGGGCGCGAAGAAAAGTTGGAGGAGCCGGAGCCGGGGGAGCCGCGCGTGACGGAGGAGGCGGACGACTTCCACGAGCGGCGGCTGGAGGAGGCGGTGCTGGCGGCGCTGGgcagtgaggaagaggaggaggaggaggaagaagtggaaGAGGTGCTGGGCCTGCACTTGTCCGAGAACAGCGAGTCTGAGGAGGATGGGGACGCGGGGCCTggtgaggatgatgatgatgatgatgaagatgaggaGGACGATGAGCCTCTGGACATGGACAGCGACctggaagagcagcggggctCAGGCCAATGGGGCTCAGGCCTCCCCAATGAGCTGGCTTGGGGCCAGAGAAAGAAGCTCTACTATGGCACGGACTACGAGGGGGCCGCCCGCCGCCCCAAGGCCCCCAAGAAGAGCAAGGAAGAGGTGGAAGCTGAAGAGCTGGAAGAAGAGGCGGAAGCTCAGGCCATCCAGAGGAGGATGGCGGAGAACTTGGGTGAGGAAGACTACGGCTTGGATCTCCTGCAGGCTTACGCCAGGGTAGCTGAGCCAACGGGCGGGAAAGAATCTGGGCAGAACATCGCCAAGGACTTGGCGTCCCTTTCTAAGAAAGAGCAGCTGAAATTGCTGAGGAAGGAATCTCCCGAACTGCTGGAGCTGATTCAGGACTTCGAAGCCAAAGTCCTGGAGCTCAGGGATGAGCTGGAGCCCCTCGTGCAAATGATGGGGGACGGAGTCATCccagaaggaaaagggagccaGTATTTGCAAACCAAGTACCACCTCTATCTGAACTACTGCTGCAACGTCAGTTTTTACTTGGTGCTGAAAGCGAAAAGGATTCCAATCCATGGCCATCCCGTCATTGAAAGGCTTGTCACTTACAGGAACCTCATCAATGACTTGGCGGTGGTGGACCAAAAACTGTTGCCAGAGGTTCGTCTCCTTCTTAAGGAATTCCATAGTAAGGAGACCGAAGGGGTGGGAAGTAGGAAGAAGCCCCTGCCTTTGGTTAGAAAAACGGTTAATAAGAGGAAAACGAAATCTCCAAACTTTACGAACGAGGAGGCTGAAGACGAGCTGGCAGACGATTCTGATTTGGACGAGCAAGCCGCATTGGCCTTTTACAAGGAGATGGAAGAGAAGATCATGCTTAAGAAGAAGAGGAAACGAGACGAAAAAGAAGGCATGAGTCATCCCGTCGTTGAAGAGGAGGAATCGGACCAAAAGAGAGGGGCAACGTACCAGATGTTGAAAAATAAAGGCCTTACGCCGAGAAGAAAGAAGATTGACCGCAACCCAAGAGTCAAACATCGTGAGAAATTCAGAAAAGCCAAGATCCGTAGAAGGGGACAAGTTCGTGAATTCCGAAGAGAAACACAAAAATACGCAGGCGAACTGTCTGGCATTCGTGCTGGAGTTAAGAAAAGTATTAAGCTCAAGTGA
- the JCHAIN gene encoding immunoglobulin J chain encodes MKTSWIFRGIGIIFCSIVLVTAYWQEEEDEEKVLVDNKCQCVKVTSKFVPDKDNPQEEILERNIRIIVPLNARENISDPTSPVRTRFVYKIPKLCDKCNDPSRTANGVTFGSSTLCGHPQEPCYTYDRNKCYTASALFSHNGVTSTVETSLTPEACYPD; translated from the exons ATGAAAACTTCTTGGATATTCCGTGGAATTGGGATCATTTTTTGCAGCATCGTTCTGGTGACTG CTTActggcaggaggaggaagatgaggagaaggTTCTGGTGGACAATAAGTGCCAGTGTGTAAAGGTGACGTCAAAATTTGTCCCGGATAAAGACAACCCCCAAGAAGAAATCCTGGAGAGGAACATCCGTATCAT AGTTCCCCTCAACGCCAGGGAGAACATCTCGGACCCCACCTCACCCGTGAGAACCAGATTTGTCTACAAGATCCCCAAGCT CTGCGACAAATGTAATGACCCCTCGAGGACTGCAAACGGAGTGACCTTTGGCTCAAGCACTTTATGTGGTCATCCCCAGGAGCCCTGCTACACCTACGACCGGAATAAGTGTTACACAGCATCTGCCTTGTTCTCCCACAATGGGGTAACGTCGACCGTTGAGACATCGCTAACCCCGGAAGCCTGCTATCCGGATTAG